The following proteins are encoded in a genomic region of Nocardioides renjunii:
- a CDS encoding response regulator transcription factor → MVDMTPTTDRPQAATLLVVDDEPFIADLLRSSLGFAGFDVTTASTGAEALAAAEQRRPDLVVLDVGLPDIDGFEVCRQLRASGQQVAVVFLTARDATHDKILGLTQGGDDYVTKPFALDEVVARIEAVLRRTRSLAPDEAVADSVMSVADLTLDEDRHQVWRAGELVHLSRTEFGLLRYLMINAGRVVSKAQILDHVWSYDFGGDGSIVESYVSYLRKKIDHLDPPLIQTVRGVGYSLRLPAPTGPGPGPRST, encoded by the coding sequence ATGGTGGACATGACGCCGACCACGGATCGTCCGCAGGCAGCCACGCTGCTGGTGGTCGACGACGAGCCGTTCATTGCCGACCTCCTGCGCAGCAGCCTGGGGTTCGCGGGCTTCGACGTGACGACCGCCTCGACCGGAGCCGAGGCACTCGCCGCCGCTGAGCAGCGAAGACCGGACCTGGTCGTGCTCGACGTCGGCCTGCCCGACATCGACGGGTTCGAGGTCTGCCGGCAGCTCCGAGCGAGTGGTCAGCAGGTGGCCGTGGTCTTCCTCACCGCTCGGGACGCGACGCACGACAAGATTCTCGGGCTGACGCAGGGGGGCGACGACTACGTCACCAAGCCTTTTGCTCTCGATGAAGTGGTGGCTCGCATCGAGGCGGTGCTGCGGCGCACCAGATCGTTGGCCCCGGACGAGGCCGTTGCCGATTCGGTGATGAGTGTCGCCGACCTGACGCTTGACGAGGACCGCCACCAGGTCTGGCGTGCGGGCGAGCTCGTTCACCTGTCGCGGACCGAGTTCGGACTGCTGCGCTACCTGATGATCAACGCCGGTCGGGTGGTGTCGAAGGCACAGATCCTCGACCATGTGTGGTCATACGACTTCGGCGGCGACGGATCGATCGTGGAGTCCTACGTGAGCTACCTCCGCAAGAAGATCGACCACCTCGACCCGCCCCTCATCCAGACAGTGCGCGGGGTCGGCTACTCGTTGCGGTTGCCGGCTCCGACAGGTCCGGGCCCTGGTCCGAGGTCCACGTGA
- a CDS encoding ABC transporter ATP-binding protein, translating to MSHSAGEVETGVPEAVSSVRAELHAPVIRARSLAKVYGDDPATVVRALDGVSLDIAHGEHVAIMGASGSGKSTMMNILGLLDVPTSGRYELNGFDVSAMDDAQLTVARNRLIGFVFQSFNLIRRTSALANVELPLAYAGVRPRERRERALAALAQVGVADRAKHLPNELSGGQQQRVAVARALAGEPALILADEPTGNLDSTSTADVLDLLDAVHDAGRTIVVITHEDEVAERASRVIRMRDGKIIEDVRLEEAPPTREAWTPTASACGGAPTGSTAGTSL from the coding sequence ATGAGCCATTCCGCCGGCGAAGTCGAGACAGGTGTCCCTGAAGCGGTGAGCTCGGTGCGTGCGGAGCTGCACGCGCCGGTCATCCGGGCGCGGTCCCTCGCCAAGGTCTACGGCGACGACCCGGCCACAGTGGTCCGAGCGCTGGACGGGGTCAGCCTCGACATCGCCCACGGCGAGCACGTGGCCATCATGGGCGCTTCGGGTTCGGGAAAGTCGACGATGATGAACATCCTTGGCCTGTTGGACGTACCCACGTCGGGCAGGTATGAGCTGAACGGGTTCGACGTGTCAGCCATGGACGACGCCCAGCTGACCGTCGCCCGTAACCGTCTGATCGGCTTCGTCTTCCAGTCCTTCAACCTGATCCGCCGTACCTCGGCGTTGGCTAACGTGGAGCTCCCGTTGGCGTATGCCGGCGTCCGGCCCCGTGAGCGCCGCGAACGCGCCCTGGCAGCGCTGGCGCAGGTCGGGGTCGCGGACCGCGCGAAGCACCTTCCCAACGAGCTCTCCGGTGGACAACAGCAACGCGTCGCTGTTGCCCGGGCGTTGGCGGGCGAACCGGCGCTGATCCTGGCTGACGAGCCCACGGGCAATCTCGACAGCACGTCCACCGCCGACGTCCTCGACCTCCTAGATGCCGTGCATGACGCCGGAAGGACCATCGTCGTCATCACCCACGAGGACGAGGTGGCAGAACGCGCCAGCAGAGTGATCCGGATGCGTGACGGGAAGATCATCGAGGACGTCCGTCTGGAGGAAGCCCCCCCGACGCGTGAAGCATGGACGCCTACTGCGTCCGCCTGTGGCGGCGCCCCGACGGGATCGACCGCTGGGACGTCGCTGTGA
- a CDS encoding hemerythrin domain-containing protein, which translates to MPLTAPLSQVMLPGQHAAPEGPVDLQAMYVMHHAFRRDLRRFRAVADRVPATDRQQWRRLQRRWHFFATALHHHHAAEDAGLWPLLLSRIADSPDSRAVDVLRAMAAEHAQIDPLLAECADGFASLATDGTPEARRALQESLEHAWEVLDGHLGHEEREAMALLQRHLDESDWRRLEREHFRPAYTPREMWTVIPWSQEGLPAEVGRRVRAAGGPAVRALWWLSRRSFARNEQAAFGTARDVTAPLAAERDPRHPTSTRQRRTTVVELTRSIDVAVGPDELFAYVSDFNRAHEWRTEVIESTMEPPGSMQAGSLLREVAVVAGRRLVTDTIVDIFEPPRRLTFEHRTGPLPVSGEYVVETPHASATQDEATLHYTLRIHLTGGQRLLAPLLTMTAPRTVQTSLRTLAHVLKAGRAR; encoded by the coding sequence ATGCCACTGACCGCCCCGCTGTCCCAAGTCATGCTGCCTGGTCAGCACGCTGCGCCCGAGGGCCCTGTCGACCTGCAGGCGATGTACGTCATGCACCACGCCTTCCGACGGGACCTGCGCCGCTTCCGCGCCGTCGCGGACCGGGTTCCGGCGACCGACCGGCAGCAGTGGCGGCGCCTGCAGCGGCGGTGGCACTTCTTCGCTACTGCCCTGCATCACCACCACGCAGCAGAGGACGCCGGCCTGTGGCCCCTGCTCCTCTCCCGCATCGCCGACTCCCCCGACAGCCGAGCCGTCGACGTCCTGCGCGCCATGGCGGCCGAGCACGCCCAGATAGATCCGTTGCTCGCGGAATGCGCCGACGGGTTTGCCTCGCTCGCCACCGATGGCACGCCCGAAGCCCGCCGAGCTCTTCAGGAGTCCCTCGAGCACGCGTGGGAGGTGCTCGACGGCCACCTGGGTCATGAGGAACGCGAAGCGATGGCGCTGCTCCAACGCCACCTGGACGAAAGCGATTGGCGACGCCTGGAGCGGGAGCACTTCCGACCGGCCTACACACCGCGCGAGATGTGGACTGTGATCCCGTGGAGCCAGGAAGGTCTTCCCGCGGAGGTCGGCCGCCGAGTGCGCGCCGCCGGCGGCCCAGCGGTGCGCGCGCTGTGGTGGCTCAGCCGTCGATCGTTCGCCCGGAACGAGCAAGCGGCCTTCGGCACCGCGCGGGACGTCACGGCGCCCCTGGCCGCCGAGCGAGACCCCCGGCACCCCACATCGACCAGGCAGCGGAGGACGACGGTCGTGGAACTGACCAGGAGCATCGACGTGGCTGTCGGTCCCGACGAGTTGTTCGCATACGTCAGCGACTTCAACCGGGCCCATGAGTGGCGGACCGAGGTCATCGAGTCCACGATGGAACCACCGGGCTCGATGCAGGCAGGATCCCTGCTGCGCGAGGTAGCGGTCGTGGCCGGTCGCAGGCTCGTCACCGACACCATCGTCGACATCTTCGAACCGCCCCGCCGCCTCACCTTCGAGCACCGCACCGGCCCGCTGCCCGTCAGTGGCGAGTACGTCGTCGAGACGCCTCACGCGAGCGCGACGCAGGACGAAGCGACCCTCCACTACACGCTGCGGATCCACCTCACAGGCGGGCAGCGCCTGCTCGCCCCCCTCCTCACCATGACCGCCCCGAGAACAGTGCAGACATCACTGCGCACGCTGGCCCACGTGTTGAAAGCGGGCCGAGCGAGGTGA
- a CDS encoding sensor histidine kinase, with translation MAARLLIGVLAVSGLGLALSLVAGTVLLRDYLYGRVAEQVSGLSQAPDVRPGAIAPSRLCEVTDAPAVLPSDFRLTVIEADGSVRCRVPGDQTGPPVPSVDELRDWADDDAAAVVGDDSGSWATSVDAFDQPGRDGGEGYVMVAISLRNADLTVHRVAVGGAAIGVVVLAVLALAGRMVIRIGLRPLTGVREAAREIRHGDLSARVPPGKPGTEVADLSTALNSMLEEIQRGFEKRRESEQRIRQFATDASHELRTPLTSIKGYAQLYAQMAARNTGSDAGTSIAREARNDVEQRRAEVVSRIDSEADRMSGIVEDLLLLARLDQQPELVKERVDLVEIAHDVLTAARAGHPERRLDLKVEGPVEVEGDPGRLQQVVANLVTNAIAHTPSAIVVAAATTDGVAVLEVRDDGPGMPAEVQHRIFDRFYRADVGRSRRSGGSGLGLSIVRALVEAHGGSLECVSSVARGSTFTVTLPRAS, from the coding sequence TTGGCTGCACGACTGTTGATCGGCGTCCTGGCCGTCTCGGGGCTGGGTCTGGCGCTTTCACTCGTGGCGGGAACCGTGCTGCTGCGGGACTATCTCTACGGTCGGGTCGCGGAGCAGGTGAGCGGACTGTCCCAGGCTCCCGATGTGCGGCCGGGCGCAATCGCACCCTCGCGACTCTGCGAGGTCACTGACGCCCCGGCGGTCCTCCCGAGCGACTTCAGGCTCACGGTGATCGAGGCCGACGGCTCCGTACGGTGTCGGGTTCCGGGCGACCAGACGGGTCCGCCGGTTCCGTCAGTGGACGAGCTCCGTGACTGGGCGGATGATGACGCCGCGGCTGTCGTCGGGGATGACTCAGGGTCGTGGGCCACGTCGGTGGATGCGTTCGATCAGCCCGGCCGAGACGGCGGGGAGGGCTATGTCATGGTCGCCATTTCCCTGCGCAACGCAGACCTGACGGTCCACCGCGTTGCTGTTGGCGGCGCAGCCATCGGCGTCGTCGTCCTAGCGGTTCTCGCGCTGGCGGGTCGGATGGTCATTCGGATCGGTCTGCGCCCGCTGACCGGCGTGCGGGAGGCGGCCCGCGAGATCCGGCACGGCGACCTGTCCGCCCGAGTGCCGCCGGGCAAGCCGGGGACCGAGGTCGCTGACCTTTCCACAGCGCTCAACTCCATGCTCGAGGAGATCCAACGTGGCTTCGAGAAGAGGCGCGAGAGCGAACAGAGGATCCGACAGTTCGCCACCGATGCCAGCCACGAGCTGCGCACCCCTCTGACCTCGATCAAGGGCTACGCCCAGCTGTATGCGCAGATGGCCGCACGGAACACAGGGTCAGATGCGGGCACATCCATTGCCCGGGAAGCGCGCAACGACGTCGAGCAGCGGCGCGCCGAGGTGGTGTCCCGCATCGACAGCGAGGCCGACCGGATGAGTGGCATCGTCGAGGACCTCCTGCTTCTGGCGCGCCTGGATCAGCAACCCGAACTGGTGAAGGAACGAGTCGATCTTGTCGAGATAGCCCACGACGTCCTCACTGCAGCGCGTGCTGGCCATCCTGAGCGCCGACTCGACCTCAAGGTCGAAGGACCCGTCGAAGTGGAGGGTGACCCCGGTCGCCTGCAGCAGGTCGTGGCCAACCTCGTCACGAACGCAATCGCGCACACGCCGTCGGCGATCGTCGTGGCCGCGGCAACAACCGACGGGGTGGCAGTGCTCGAGGTCAGGGATGACGGGCCGGGCATGCCGGCGGAGGTTCAGCACCGGATCTTCGACCGCTTCTACCGGGCCGATGTTGGTCGCTCCCGTCGGTCCGGAGGTTCCGGGCTGGGCCTGTCGATCGTGCGGGCACTCGTGGAAGCGCACGGCGGCTCCCTCGAGTGCGTCTCATCGGTCGCCCGCGGTTCCACCTTCACAGTCACTCTGCCGAGGGCATCGTGA
- a CDS encoding ABC transporter permease — protein MDAYCVRLWRRPDGIDRWDVAVNPREVFRFAVVGLLANKVRSLLTMLGILIGVAAVILLVAVGQGSADAVEDSIESLGSNTITVTGTGAGGGAAVGGPGGPAGGFGGGEEESTSTGTDIASLDLTMDDARALNDARAAPHVKSASPVATAQVDCTVGASSHSVSITGTWPTYFEASNSPVSAGTYFDVEAVNQAQPVAVIGRTVVENLFGDPDEVDPVGESVTCNGVRLSVVGVLAAQGSVGFQDSDDTIIAPISTVQQSLAGYESISSITVQATDSASVEAAQEETSAVLAARHNLAGGQSGNWSTLSSETIVSALTESSDVFTVLLGAVAAISLLVGGIGITNIMLVTVTERTREIGIRKAIGASRGVILAQFLVEATLLSVLGGLVGVVVGVLGSNVEIVGVQPTLVPSSIALAFGVSVLVGLFFGSFPASRAAGLRPIDALRYE, from the coding sequence ATGGACGCCTACTGCGTCCGCCTGTGGCGGCGCCCCGACGGGATCGACCGCTGGGACGTCGCTGTGAATCCGCGCGAGGTGTTCCGGTTCGCCGTCGTGGGGTTGCTGGCCAACAAGGTCCGGTCCCTGCTGACCATGCTGGGGATCCTGATCGGTGTTGCTGCGGTCATCCTTCTGGTGGCCGTTGGCCAAGGCTCCGCCGACGCGGTCGAAGACAGTATCGAGTCTCTGGGAAGCAACACCATCACCGTCACGGGGACGGGGGCCGGTGGCGGCGCGGCTGTCGGTGGTCCGGGCGGACCGGCCGGTGGCTTCGGTGGCGGCGAGGAGGAATCGACGTCCACCGGCACCGACATCGCCAGTCTGGACCTCACGATGGACGATGCGCGGGCACTCAACGACGCTCGAGCCGCACCTCACGTCAAGAGCGCCTCACCGGTGGCGACTGCACAGGTGGACTGCACGGTCGGTGCGAGCAGCCACTCGGTCAGCATCACCGGTACGTGGCCCACGTACTTCGAGGCGTCCAACAGCCCGGTGTCTGCCGGCACCTACTTCGACGTCGAAGCGGTGAACCAAGCACAGCCGGTCGCGGTCATCGGCCGAACCGTAGTGGAGAACCTCTTCGGTGACCCGGACGAGGTCGATCCCGTGGGTGAGTCCGTGACCTGCAACGGCGTGAGACTCAGCGTGGTGGGCGTGCTCGCCGCCCAGGGAAGCGTCGGTTTCCAGGACTCGGACGACACCATCATCGCGCCCATCTCGACAGTCCAGCAGTCACTGGCGGGATATGAGTCGATCTCGAGCATCACGGTTCAGGCCACGGACAGCGCCTCTGTAGAGGCGGCTCAAGAAGAGACGTCTGCAGTGCTCGCGGCCCGTCACAACCTCGCCGGCGGGCAGTCGGGCAACTGGTCGACCCTCAGCTCGGAGACCATCGTGTCCGCACTGACTGAGTCGAGCGACGTGTTCACCGTCCTCCTCGGCGCCGTTGCTGCGATCAGTCTCCTGGTGGGAGGCATCGGCATCACGAACATCATGCTGGTCACGGTCACCGAGCGAACGCGAGAGATCGGCATTCGCAAAGCCATCGGCGCCAGCCGGGGCGTCATCCTCGCCCAGTTCCTCGTGGAGGCGACCCTGTTGTCGGTGCTCGGCGGCCTCGTCGGTGTGGTGGTCGGCGTGCTGGGAAGCAACGTCGAGATCGTCGGGGTGCAACCCACATTGGTGCCGTCGAGCATCGCCCTGGCGTTCGGCGTCTCGGTCCTCGTCGGACTGTTCTTCGGGAGCTTCCCCGCGAGCCGAGCAGCGGGCCTCCGTCCCATCGATGCGCTGCGTTACGAGTAG
- a CDS encoding biotin/lipoyl-binding protein, giving the protein MIINGLLVLLLIAAAGGAYLLLDEEESAAAPATTEVTRGNVVSMVSATGNVVAARDVGVDFDAGGKLATVSVKVGERVEAGDVLARIENTDAIDQRDSAQATYDQAVAGLRQLTQGPTDADLAAGNASVRQAGASVDSAEQALADSRRVARTNRRVYDEQVRVARRDVSRAQDDRADARGALTSARTALQEAQQLEASACASSPDGTTGPATAVCSNAQSAVEANEQRITSAETSLSTAEASVDSAQDGLRTAEQNRSVGSAQQAQSVGSAESSLRSARASYSYTVASARQQTQPATDGEVESAQAQVASAEVTLRTAQRAVADTVLRAPAAGIVASISGSVGEYVGGSGSGGTTTGSTTTGTTTETSVDASGFVVLTGVDGLQVQADFSEADVSQLSLGRGASVNFEALDNAGVASGTNAEVTSIAPTSVVTDNVVTYEVFATLNAPPERLKVGQTATLDVVLAEAEDVLQVPSSAIETTGESSTVTVLVDGEEKQREVETGVVGDSTTEILSGLDEGDLVVTSSGGGGLTGFPGGELPELPGGGGLG; this is encoded by the coding sequence GTGATCATCAACGGCCTGCTGGTGCTCCTTCTCATCGCCGCTGCAGGAGGCGCCTACCTCCTCCTCGACGAAGAGGAGAGCGCGGCGGCGCCCGCCACGACTGAAGTGACGCGCGGCAACGTCGTGTCGATGGTGTCCGCTACTGGCAATGTCGTCGCCGCCCGCGACGTGGGTGTCGACTTCGACGCCGGAGGGAAGCTCGCAACGGTGTCCGTCAAGGTGGGCGAACGCGTCGAGGCCGGCGACGTCCTGGCCAGGATCGAGAACACCGACGCGATCGACCAGCGCGACAGCGCTCAGGCGACGTACGACCAGGCAGTCGCCGGCCTGCGTCAGCTGACCCAGGGCCCGACCGATGCGGACCTGGCTGCCGGCAACGCGTCGGTCCGCCAGGCCGGGGCGTCGGTGGACAGCGCAGAACAGGCACTCGCAGACTCCAGACGGGTCGCCCGTACCAATCGTCGGGTGTACGACGAACAGGTCAGGGTGGCGCGACGGGACGTGAGCCGAGCACAGGACGACCGTGCCGACGCCCGCGGAGCCCTCACCTCGGCTCGGACGGCGTTGCAGGAGGCTCAGCAGCTCGAGGCGAGCGCGTGCGCGTCGTCCCCCGATGGGACCACAGGACCCGCAACCGCCGTGTGCAGCAACGCACAGAGCGCGGTCGAGGCGAACGAGCAGAGGATCACCTCGGCGGAGACGTCGTTGAGCACCGCCGAAGCATCGGTCGACAGTGCGCAGGACGGGTTGCGGACGGCGGAGCAGAACCGGTCGGTGGGCTCCGCGCAACAGGCGCAGTCCGTCGGATCGGCCGAGTCGTCACTGAGGTCGGCACGAGCCTCCTACTCCTACACGGTCGCATCAGCCAGACAGCAGACGCAGCCGGCGACGGACGGCGAGGTCGAGTCAGCGCAGGCCCAGGTCGCATCCGCCGAAGTCACCCTCCGGACGGCACAACGAGCCGTCGCCGACACTGTTCTCCGTGCTCCTGCCGCCGGCATCGTCGCCTCGATCTCGGGGAGCGTAGGTGAGTACGTCGGAGGTTCCGGCTCCGGGGGGACTACCACCGGCTCGACGACCACCGGCACCACGACGGAGACGTCCGTGGACGCGTCCGGGTTCGTGGTGCTGACCGGCGTCGACGGGTTGCAGGTGCAGGCGGACTTCAGTGAGGCCGACGTGTCCCAGCTGTCCCTCGGTCGAGGAGCGAGCGTCAACTTCGAGGCGCTCGACAACGCGGGTGTCGCGAGCGGCACGAACGCAGAAGTGACCAGCATCGCGCCCACGTCCGTGGTCACGGACAATGTCGTGACGTACGAGGTGTTCGCGACCTTGAACGCTCCTCCAGAGCGCCTCAAGGTCGGCCAGACGGCCACGTTGGACGTCGTGCTCGCCGAGGCGGAGGATGTGCTCCAGGTGCCTTCCTCGGCGATCGAGACCACGGGGGAGAGCTCCACCGTCACCGTCCTCGTCGACGGTGAGGAAAAGCAGCGCGAGGTCGAGACCGGCGTCGTGGGCGACTCGACCACCGAGATCCTGTCCGGTCTCGACGAGGGTGACCTGGTGGTCACGAGCAGCGGCGGTGGCGGCCTCACAGGTTTCCCCGGTGGCGAGCTGCCCGAGCTGCCTGGTGGCGGTGGTCTCGGATGA